A genomic segment from Lignipirellula cremea encodes:
- the rho gene encoding transcription termination factor Rho, whose amino-acid sequence MGKKKTRFKPQGGRSGRVGTNQNNQNQNNHNPRRRRRRGTENNARQQVSVSDYDAVESTNGDTTMHAGYGLLELHPNGYGFLRSPATNYERERTDPFVPGTMIEKYRLRPGVMIRGFIQQTRKSQGPRVREIVDVDGLPPDDYADVKTFDSLTPINPEEWYRLETKPTQLTTRIMDLLTPLGRGQRALIVAPPRSGKTILLQHISSGIAANYPGVKLMVLLIDERPEEVTDMKRNVVGEVVASSLDQDVESHVRLSQLMIERCKRLAEMGKDVFLLMDSITRLARAFNKWVGNTGRTMSGGVDIKAMDIPKKLFATARAFEEGGSLTIVGTALVDTGSRMDDLIFQEFKGTGNMELVLDRKLADRRVWPAIDIQQSGTRREELLHSPDVLHAVTMLRRTLSTMHHVDAMEQLTRQLGRFQTNEEFIHLIAGAKGLD is encoded by the coding sequence ATGGGGAAGAAGAAGACTCGTTTCAAGCCGCAGGGAGGCCGCTCCGGGCGCGTTGGAACCAACCAAAACAATCAAAACCAAAACAACCATAATCCCAGGCGCCGTCGCCGACGCGGAACGGAAAACAACGCCCGTCAGCAGGTTTCTGTCAGCGATTATGACGCAGTGGAAAGCACCAACGGCGACACCACCATGCACGCCGGTTACGGCCTGCTGGAACTGCATCCGAATGGTTATGGCTTTCTCCGCAGTCCCGCAACGAACTACGAACGGGAACGAACCGACCCGTTTGTGCCGGGCACCATGATCGAAAAGTATCGCCTCCGGCCGGGCGTCATGATTCGCGGCTTCATCCAGCAGACACGCAAATCCCAGGGCCCCAGGGTGCGGGAAATTGTCGATGTCGATGGACTGCCGCCCGATGATTACGCCGACGTGAAAACGTTCGATTCTTTGACGCCGATCAACCCTGAAGAATGGTATCGGCTGGAAACGAAACCAACCCAGCTGACCACCCGGATCATGGACCTGTTGACCCCGCTGGGTCGCGGCCAGCGGGCCCTGATTGTGGCGCCGCCCCGGTCAGGAAAAACCATTCTGCTGCAGCATATCAGCAGCGGCATCGCCGCCAATTATCCCGGCGTGAAACTCATGGTGCTGCTCATCGACGAGCGGCCCGAAGAAGTCACCGACATGAAGCGGAACGTTGTCGGCGAAGTCGTCGCCAGCAGCCTGGATCAGGATGTCGAAAGCCATGTGCGGCTGTCGCAACTCATGATCGAACGCTGCAAGCGACTGGCCGAAATGGGCAAAGACGTCTTCCTGCTGATGGACTCCATCACCCGTTTGGCCCGCGCCTTTAACAAGTGGGTCGGCAACACCGGCCGCACCATGTCCGGCGGCGTCGATATCAAGGCGATGGACATTCCCAAAAAGCTCTTCGCCACGGCCCGCGCCTTTGAAGAAGGCGGCTCGCTCACGATTGTCGGTACGGCCCTGGTCGATACGGGCAGCCGGATGGACGACCTGATCTTCCAGGAGTTCAAAGGCACCGGCAACATGGAACTGGTGCTGGACCGGAAGCTGGCGGACCGCCGCGTCTGGCCTGCCATTGATATCCAGCAATCGGGCACCCGACGTGAAGAGCTGCTGCACAGTCCCGACGTACTGCACGCGGTCACCATGCTGCGTCGCACGCTGAGCACCATGCATCATGTCGACGCCATGGAGCAGCTCACCCGGCAGCTGGGACGATTCCAGACGAATGAA